The following nucleotide sequence is from Stigmatopora nigra isolate UIUO_SnigA chromosome 20, RoL_Snig_1.1, whole genome shotgun sequence.
AAAGTGCACGTGAGGATGTCCATCTCTTCTTCTTTAACATTGGGGGGGGGTGGTCTCCTTCCTTTTTGAGGGGATTCGGCACCCCCTTAATGTGGGGGTTCCCAACTGTAATTAAATTCCTGCTCCTCTTTTACGGGTTCAAACTTTTCCTCCACTTTGATGAGTACAaattcttcctcttcttttttgatATATGGCGACCTCTCTTCTTCTTTGAGACGAGCGGACGCTGGGTGGTCGAGACAATGCCCTGGGTGGATATCTGTGAGGTGgagaaatgtcattgtgtgCAAAATTCTTTgcttatttcagttttcattcatgttaatctgtcttttcaaatgaaaacagagtAAACAGGACACCAGTATGGTTTCTCaatattgtccatttttaaaagacattgtcattgtaatacatcttcatctgaaaacaagtgctattttaataaacaccGTTTTAATGATCGccaattggtgaaaaaagtaATCAATGCACCAACTGAAAGATTATTTAACTTTATACGAAACGACAGTGATTAATATTAAGTATATACTCGTCAGAATAAAATCCTtagtaaattaattattaatcagTAACGGAGAATAGATAACGCGACTGAACTTGGAATTTCTTTTATGAACGGAATTTTCATCAACAATTTATTAAGTTATCCTGGACGCCACAATTGAAAAACAGCTCTTTCTGGTGGTCAAATTAccgctttttcatttttcaattgcTCTTGTTTGGATATGTACTTGTACTGCAAGTACTTGGACTAAAGTATGTGTACTTGCGTGCACTTGTGTGTCCTTGTACTAAATGTGTGGGTGCTATTGCGAAAACTATGTGTACTTGTAATACAAGGGTTATATTTTCACGTACCTTATTAACAGAGGGTCATAAAATATACCTAAATTTGGAATATTATTCCTTGGgggccatactcagaatttcaaataaaaaaaacaccgcttttaaaagtacaaaactCACTTAAATCTTTTAATAACATTCTTACACTGCTGCTAATCCATGATAATCAACGAGTATGCATTCACACGGGGGTCtaataatatcaaaattatgattaaagctgGGATTTTAGCTTATAAATTAGCCATACGCACccaacaaaagagccacatatgactcGCGAGCCTTAGGTTCTCTATACCTGGTTTAGAGGTGTCATATTTTCCTCCGGTACGACTGATAAAACCGAACCGTACACCCGTGTAAAAGCCCAAAACGAAGTTTTGGTATACGTGAACATCAGGAAAACGTGTTTTTGACGTTAAAACTGGGTCAGCTGACTCCGAGTTGTCACGTAACCGAAAACAAATATCAGACTCGTCTGTGTTTACATGATGGACCTCAACCACGGGGggtgaaaataaatctataaatattcaaatgatcatCTATTTGAGAGATATGAGAGTTATAAAACCATTTACCTGACATCTTTTGGGATTTGTTGTTAGCTAGCTTGGTGATGCGTTGATCCTAATCGCCTTGTTTGTCCCCTTATGTCGTAGCTATGCCAGGCTAAACTAGGTTTCAGCCTTTGTTCATAAAATTCGAAAGGAATTGGAACAAATGCTCTGTTCCGATACTTTTGATGGATTCGTTCATGAGgctaagaagaaataaaaagcgcaaaataaaaagcacattgccTTAAAACCCCGTAAAAATTCAAACACTTCAAACAATCGTATTGATTTGACAGAAACCCCGCCTCGCTGCTAAGTAGCAGCATTGCGCCCAACTGCCGGAAATATGAGAGAAGACTCACAGCCTTTTGGATCTGCGTTTTTATTATATTCCTCATTTTTAGTCACTTAAATCTACCATATTGAAGTTTAAATTAGTCCTTtccttttgtttcatgttttattttgaagcataactaaaaaaaagtatgttttaaaTCTTAATAACGCAAATAACACTTCTCTTCTTTGTCACCTTTGAATTTAGAAGGCtgattttattcaacaaaaagaccccaaaattattttcaccaaaaagagagctttattggaagtacacaacatatgacaatatgacttataatatgacaaaagtataaggacattgtactacttatttattttgacaaatttcattctttcacaccatatttcttctaatgtttcttagatcctagattcaatatatcaattattttcattaaaatggattatgtTTGAATAAGACTCAATATTCTTATTGGATTCGCAAACAAATTCAATAgacaaatactgcaattttcaaatttcgtttttaactgtgaagacattttccatattatttacatcatatcattgattatttactttgtaatttcctaatttaggctctactatttcggatagaattgtgaagtaaataaaatcttcaacaacactcaattttattatacagacgatctcctacttacgaacattcaacttacgaacaaacggtagaTACGAACATGCCTGCAAATTGACttaatgtcgaaaaatgttcataaattcGATTTGGTATTGCACGTCTTTTtctgagtagtgcttctttccgccgctaataccgactcCTGGCTCTGtaagagctcagctcacccagcatctaccttcctctgcccagttcgttgcaatgCAGAAGTGCGTAGCGTATCTCCAGtgtgcaaagaacctttttcatttctatcattaaatatccggtgcatccattattcaatatgtttggtgaaaagcgaaaggcttctagtgagggaggtgaaaggaagaggcaagccattccctttgaaaccaaagtggcaataatatagaagcttgatgcgtgtgagaaagtggtgagcattgcacgggaatacaacttgaatcgtttgaccgtcagtaccatttataaacagagagATCGAGCGGCAGGACCTAaacattgaacgttgcacaaaggttgcaaatcaattgaatgatgccatacagtgctaccgcatcatttatgatgaaaaaaaagaagatagctTCTAGATAGTttcttttggccagtttctagtaaatctctctctaatgtatgtattctctccattttattaaatgattttttttcagtacaaaccaataccggttacttatacaagccttaaacatacaaatgcacttatataaaccctcaatatacttatatagacattaaacatgaattataatgcaaaatatagcactgaatcaacttcaatttgaagaatttcaacttatgaacactttcaacttatgaacactttcaacttatgaacactttcaacttatgaacactttcaacttatgaacactttcaacttatgaacactttcaacttatgaacactttcaacttatgaacactttcaacttatgaacactttcaacttatgaacactttcaacttatgaacaagtgcTCGAAACCTAactcatttgtaagtaggggagcgtctgtacagtaataccttgacatacaagtgttgaaacatacaagacaaatttgagatatgagcctaccagatggttcccaaatgagtcagtagtaaattagaacaaatttgatgtttttttttaggatggaaatggcttaatttatattttgttcatttctatgggaagaattgacttgagatacgcgTCAATTGACATAGTAGCTCAATCCCGCAATGAACTAGTATTTTAAGGTAATactgtatttgaagtgtggattgttattacacattaaaaagtgtaaacatgattttcagaatgcaaaatacaattatactttgattacaatgatctttcatacagaatTTGATAAAGCAAGCAAAGCCGTCCTTGGTtattgcttgtcacaacacatttgcatcttttaagtcGATCCTTACGACTAAATCactggcaagaagctgagcaggaaaagggtttctgACCGATGTgggcaattgtgtttttaagatattcctgccaaaaattgagcaaaaaagggCTTTTCTCAGGTGAGGGTTGTTgagtcttctttttaggttcacttatgtgaaaatgttggaacattaacagcgcctggaaaatgtttttgaattgcgtAGCTTTTaaattgggctgttgtagcgcatctgtggtcacagactgagcaggagaacattgttctccagtgtgggttaataagtgttcttctaGGCTTCTCTTTCGGGAAAatgtccgaccacaaactgagcaggaaaatggctttttacctgTGTGTATGCTTGTGTGCCCTTTTAAGCTTTGctgttgagaaaatgatttactacaaactgaacgcgaaaatggcttttcaccagtgtgggttcttagatGGGCTTTTAAGCTTTCCCTGTGTATGAATCATCGACCACAAATTaggcacaaaaatgttttttcaccagtgtgggttactacgtgtctttttaagtttcccttctctgtgaatctttgaccacaaactgaacatgaaaatggtttttcaccagtgtgggttcttgcatggctaattaatgttgccttcactgtgaatctttgaccacaactgaacatgaaaatgttttttcacctgtgtgggttcttgtgtgggtttttaagtttccttttgtagaaaaggctttactgcaaactgaacacaaaaatggtttttcaccagtgtgggttattacgtgtttttttaagcttgccttcactgtgaatctttgaccacaagctgaacatgaaaatggtttttcacccgtgtgtgttcttgcatggctaattaagtttcccttctgtgtgaatctttgaccacaaactgaacacgaaaaaggtttttcaccagtgtgggttattacgtgtttttttaagcttcccttctctgtgaatgaTTTACCAcaagctgaacatgaaaatgttttttcaccagtgtgggttcttgcatgacaAATTAAGTATTCCttccgtgtgaatctttgaccacaaactgagcatgaaaatgttttttgaccagtgtgggttattatgTGTCTTTGTAAGcgtcccttctctgtgaatctgtgaccacaaactgaacatgaaaatggtttttcacctgtgtgggttattacgtgtttttttaagcttcccttctgtgtgaatccttgaccacaaactgaacatgaaaatggtttttcaccagtgtgggttcttgcatgacaAATTAAGTATTCCttccgtgtgaatctttgaccacaaactgagcatgaaaatgttttttcaccagtgtgggtcattacgtgtttttttaagcttcccttctctgtgaatctgtgaccacaaactgaacatgaaaatggtttttcacctgtgtgggttgttacgtgtttttttaagcttcccttctgtgtgaatccttgaccacaaactgaacatgaaaatggtttttcacccgtgtgggttcttgtgtgtattttcaaggAAGACTTTCtcccaaaggttttcccacactgaaagcatttgcagagtttgtcaccgctgggattttacaaaacatcttcatcatcatcatcaagcaaattgttgccatctgataaaggagaaattacattttctactCGCCATCCTTTTGTTGAGCTGCCgttcagaagctccacccctctATTGGCCACGCCCAggtcatcttcactcttgaaaggctcatcagttgaacatttgacacattcgtttttgattggagattggtcttctcttttgcactgttgagggaactctggcttctctttaatttggggccatgctgaggcgtttgcaggctccgccccttcactggccacgcccagataatcccttttaacggactcacctggtgaccaggtgaaatgatcttcctcctttttgattggaagttgctcttctatttgttttagagggaactctggctcctcctctttaattcggggccatgttttggtgtttgcaggTTCCGCCCCTCCACTTGCCACGCCCAGAACATCTTCCCTCTTCACaaactcaccaagtgaccaggtgAAGTGATCTTtctcccttttgattggaagttgctcgtctcccatttgttgctgagagaactgtagcttctcctctttgatttgggggagctcaacttccccTTCAAGGTCAACAGACTCTTGCCCATCAGCACTAAGATCATTTATGAAACCTGCAAGGACACAAACATAATTGATTAACCATTTACTAATTATAAAgtgactgaatttcttgttcacagaaatgaaaccaaacggaaaagggcgccatacattcattttgtctcaatgctgtacttactactgtattattttcttcaacagcaacacgatttgaaaactgtttatgggtgcatttttcaaagtaaggcACTATTAGTCAGAaaagtttcttcactggtgATGTATCTCCTTAAAATTAGTCAAATCTTTTTTGGAGCCCTTTCATTGTAAACGTTCTCctttatgttttagattttaatttaataaaaatgctttcaccaaaggggagacattaaaaaagaattaaCTTGTATTAAGTAGCAGGTCTGTTATTATTTGGAGgattaatgagattgaaatagaggtaaagtctgattggacacttaatttcccttaggtacgagtgtgagcctgaatggttgtttttctcctcatgctctgcgattggctggccaccgattcaaggtgttcctCGCCTCTGCCCTGAAGGCAGCCAGGATAGGCTCATGCACCCCATAACAAGATTTAgcatatcagaaaatgaatgaatgaagggatcAAAAACAGTGGGAGAAGCCCAACGTAACCTCAGCAGCAAATCTCGACTGGTtagatggtgcatttccagacaATTTTCTGGCACTTGGCTGCCAGATTCAAGTATTCGGCCTTCTTGCCTTCGAAGGTGGTGTCGATCCCCTCCTCTGATGGTACTGGTAGTTCTATGAAGTGAAGCGCTCTTGCCTTGGAGGACCATACCTCAATGTCTGTGCGGATTGATGCAGTGAATATCTCTAAGGATAGTTAatgttctatttatttataagctgcatttgaattttagcattaaatgtTGAACTACTTTTGCAGGCCGCACCACGGAGTGGTAGTGGGCCAGGCTTGGCCttcgggccgcaactttgagatCATTGTTTGATCGTTGCTCTCGTTGTTTAGTTCCTCTTTATTCTTTTCCATGATGGCGCCTTTCACACCGGCTGCCGGTGGAGGTAGCTCTGCCCACTCATGTCTTTcaggttttacagcccttctatcttttttcatgacattttaatatttcttaatatattcctttttactttactttgtactttatactttaatgtttttacaactttccttattatgttagcctggcttctttctgctacttattttttggaaccattcagccttGCCTACGCTCTCATACACATGGggctagctgttacaatacgcagcaaaaGGAGAAACACCTCAATACCGGTGGATATTCGGTGCAGGACAAAAGTGgcgggagaagaagcaacacctctgaccaatcattccatcatgggCTTCATAATTACCAGGCCagaaacggagtcgaggagttctactctcctactcttgtcttcagctccacacttctgaggaactgtgtggataagcttggaaagtgactctgcatattctctacctcggtcacagtctaaagaagttccccatcttttggaagacttcctgtgtgttgtTCCAAAAAAGACTGCGCTACAAtggtaaacagcctctcatgtcatagCCACCTGGCTTGATCGCATCTCGACACTTTGATCAGATCGCGGGCGGACTATTCAATCTAAATTTtcatcgtaccacgagcatgtcgtaggttgaggtaccactgtacaagaaTATTTAATGTTCAGAACAATACATCATGGTGGGCAGCAATGTTTTATCTGAATACAAGGTTACTTTAAAGTTACagaacacatacctgtcaacctctgccgttaactgcccttataaatgattatgattccccgtacaaaccccccaaaaactgtaCACACACCGTACGACGTATGTTTACGCGCAGTAACTCATTTTTTACTATGTGGCTCATCCAAGCGtgtttccacgatatttaccccatgtatatctacgcatgtgcatgtcatcttttaccgatattgccgtacccacctctaaaacaatacatacgattgaggataattttcgctggtataccgtgacaatagtaacgatcgatgacagtagcgttgtTGGCTACCAGCCGACGAAACTATctagattttagccaaaacggtctccTTGAGATGGGttgtcataaatattggcgattttttttgtatttccccgtacaaaagtcgatgtacggcgtacatgatttgaaatggtaagaaaacgtataacatacgtataaaacgtacaaattgacaggtatgagaacaGTAATCTAAAGGAAGATGTTGCAGATTAAAGGCATGAATATTGAGCAGCTGGCGACATCTAGTGGTTTATTATTGTAGCACGTTCTCAGTTCGACTAATAATGCGAAGCGCTGTCGTGCTGCGATTCATTCAATAAAGTCACGATCAGAAACAACATTGCCACCCTGTTCAATATttcattaggaaatattaattgTGTAACATAAAGTATATATTGGTCTATTATGCAATAATGCTCGTCTAAAGTGAACGTACCTTCGAGTTTGTGAAGAACAACTTtaacttgcatcattttgcaaacaatagaatgttgatgacatgagAGATCCTCTTTCACGCCATAGAGTTCCATCTGAAACTTTTCCGCAACCGGCTTCATTCTCGCAGGCAATTTTTCCACACTTTATTTGTCTTCGCTTGACGACGTACTGATGCAGACGACGTGTTCCTTTGTTAGCTGCCAGCTAGGCTAGGCTCAAGCACGATTCCCAAAGCGGATTGAAGAAAAACGGACTGGCCTCCGATTTCAcaaactatttaattttgagcatgttgtcgaggtttagtttcatttaagttcaatcaaattgaggagaaacaagaggcgcacaaacaaaaagttaaaatcctaGCCATGCAGAAAAATGAACACCCCACCCCTTCTTCCTCTTTAGGTTTTACGTTTGTAGGCAGCCAACGTACTGTAGCATTATCGCCCTCTACTGTCTCAGTACCTCAtgccaggttctcaattcagattttaaacagagggggcgataatgttaaatttggtctccTAATGCCACAGCGTGAAGAGAGCAGCTCGAAGTCCAGTTCGAGTCGAGTTAGCCGTGACAATAaatcgaaaagctacattttgagaaaaagttaggtaattttaaggacatttgctataaatgatacattgtgttttatctgattgcaagtaacaaataacatatttcaatatttaaatatatgggTGTTTAAGGTACAATGATTTTTATTAATGCACAACCACCAATTCCAagggtagtgtggccgagcggtctaaggcgctggatttaggctccagtctctcaggaggcgtgggttcaaatcccaccactgccagtcATTCATTCTGCCCAACATGATCATTTTGTTCttggtgcttatggctcttcactaacctggaagacaaaatatgaaaccatgggttagagagctgagtcccaaacacaCTAATAGGAGTGTCGTGTTTGCACACAACCGTGTCACTGACTGACTTTGCATTAATCATTATGAATTTTTTATGAGACCCATTTTTGCATATCAAAAGTGTAACAATGTTAAAGAATTCagagatttttgtgttttaaaagtgtaGGAATATTAAATTAATTGCACACATTTTCAGCTGTTCGGCCTAGTGTCATGAGTGGTTCGCGTGTTGGCTTCACATCTCTGGGGTCTTGGTTTCAaagccaggtcatgtccatctatgtggagtttgcatgttctccctgtgcctacgtgggtttcctctggattactctggttacctcccacattcccaaaacatgcatggtaggttgattggacactctagattgcccctaggtatggctgTGTGTATGCGTaattgtccgtttccttgtgccctgcgatcagctagCCACTGATTCAACATGTCCCTGCTTCTGGCCCGGAaacagctaggattggctctaGTATGCAGGGGTTTCATGAGCCtagagaggataaagcggttcagaaatgaaatgagagatgatagacattttcaggtatttttacttttaaattctggatcTAAAGAATACTACAATTTAagaatataaattgtttatgactctttgtcaaaaagtctGATGTGTTAGTTTCAACCCCACCAACATTTTGCTTGTAACATTCTGCTAAAAGAGATGCCTCCCTAAACAGCCGAGGAGTTACAACTCATTGATTTTTGGGCTGAGCAGACCACTACTGCTGCGGGAACTTGTCTTTTCTTACACAGTACTTGGGATGAAGCTGTATGTAGACTATAGGCAAAGTCAGTCCATTATGAGAATTAAAATTTGGcaatatttcttccatttctaaagcaatactcgcaataattggcagttattttttattttataagtggaaataacacatcaaatttcaattagATTGGTAGCatggtttagaaaatcccctattcactcaacgttaaataatagtcaataaattcctattcacctaatgttaaaatctatcaattgcatgctaattgggtaaacatgaacattttttaagtgtCCATCTGATCTTTATCAAATTTGGTGGGAAGTTAAcctcttataaaataaataataactgtcACAAATTGTGAGTATTTGTTAAGATTTATTGAaattacagtgatccctcgcttatcgcggttaatggggacaccctcaacataacgcctctctgctgctccgtctgcagaggctgcatctccatgcaacgACACATTCtttagtccgactcgccgcttaaatctctcaagccagcccttgctggcagcgaaagccgtacgtggtcgatggttagtctggcttgaggcaccgggcagaggatcaccttcgtcgtcgtcacgtcctcttcttcctcgtctAGAACGTTGTCGTCATCGTCACCACCCTCAGGCACCatagcatcaaacaaagatttagccttacttcggattaagtttccgtccaggctgatttgcttcgcgcaacaatcacggatccaaataaccagtgcatggagagcgtttgggaggcatcacgaagggcttcacaaaacttttacgcttaacttggcgagaagcgtactgtatagcacgagataagcgtggactgagaatgggcatcgggagaagcttgggcttccgtggtgaatgggccaatggggagtcgagtatattcagtgagcattcagatggccaatcagcttgcgtttttGCCGTGATGCTTCCGTGAtgccccgtgatgctttgcgcatacgtgcattctttgtgttttaaaattttgtaaaattatgcaattactaattccaattgaatattttgtttccacatcttgtaaaattatctcatttataattttaatataatatctttaatttttttttcccagaaaaaaatccgcaaagctctgcgtccgcgttaactgaggcgcgaagtagcgggggaacactgtatcttaTGAGAgtagtttttttacattcagggaGGACGGGGTTGGTTGCCACAAGGGTTGGATTTGCCTACATATTTATGGAATAGATGAgcgtttgttttcctccgtctgccattgtgggtggagtttgcgatttTATGATCTATTGTGGTTTTTCAAAGGTTTTCttgtgtttgcagttgtttaaatatatagataccaTCTAATCTGTTTAGTTAATCTGATACGATTcatgtcagaaactgtattgtaaaataagttcaatattaacatttcgattttaaaaaggggcctatatttattgcttgacatatgtgcaattatctttgttatatgatttacgatttctgctgctaaatctctgacgCCAAAACTTGGGGGTTATGCTTCTAAGTAGTGTGTTCATAAATTGCTTTgttgtgatttggaaaaaagaatcatttttaaatgtgaaattaccCATCACATTCAAATTACTATTGTCGCGTATATTTTCATAGATGAACTTAGTGGATGAACTTAATACAGTTGAACTTCGGTTATCGCCGTTAATGGGGACGGAGACCACCCGcgaaaactgaaaatccgcGAGGTAGCggcgccccttcaaaaatgcttaaaaaagcataaccacgtgcacaaaagcaccaccaaactatatgctgttcattcaggtgttttattccacatcagaatgcaggtgccatgttgatgcatacaaacaaatcaaatacagtttagtaaaaaaaactgtaaaatatgttgtctatttacaataacaattgagggtctagaacactgttcttCCAAACAATTTACTTACAAACAACTAATTATCGTTAttcagctttcaaaaacaagcaaacactacAATTAGCTAACACAATTAGCTAACATAGTAGTCcgcatggaggatcttctgctgttttttgcacgtaagaaacatcgttattgggagttttttttggtCGACGAAGATGCGCCTatgaacagccatgacgtcatcaatacgATTGCTAAATTCGACCGCTCTTACCATGTTATCATCAATTTCTTTGGCccttttttggaggtctttggcaacaTTGAAGAGGTCCTGTAAATTATTCAATGTAAGGCCACCTTTGTCAGCTTCGTCAGTAGTagactcgtcttcctcctcactcgccgatttGGTCATtacctgtaggtcctcctctgtcagtgggtttAGGggcagtcgatgagatttgtaatttcATCAGCTGTCATATCCGAaaagccttcagtctgcaccaaccgagccagcctgacagccttatcaacgGCAGAGCGATGGATTTCGTTAGGCTTGAAACCCTCATAGTCTTGAGTGATTTTGTATGGCCACAATTTCttccagctggagatgagtgtctgttctttcaggTCCCTTAGGGCATTCTGAATATTAGTCAGACACGtagctatgttgtagtccttccaataagatttgatgctgaaggtctcgtcgggctcttcaatggaggacgTTAGACCCTCCATTGTCAACCAGATTCTCtggctacgctcgcgtagctatttcaTGCTCTCAACCtatccaataaactcactttttcgttaattgttaacatatttcgctttttcttcgatTCCATAGATGCACCAAGGGataaagagcgtttgggaggcatcactaagggcttcacaaaacttttacacttaagttggcgagaagcgtactgtatagcagaagataagcgtggactgagaatgggcatcgggagaagctcgggccactgtagtgaatgggccaatggggagtcgagtagttcagtgagtattcagATGGCCAATCAGCgttcgtttatgcccgtgatgctttgcccatacgtgcattctttgatttaaaatgttgtaaaatgatgcaattactaattctaattgaatatttgttttcaaattttgtaaaataatgtaatttctaattttaaattaatatttttcattatttatttattttta
It contains:
- the LOC144213406 gene encoding uncharacterized protein LOC144213406, giving the protein MKPVAEKFQMELYGVKEDLSCHQHSIVCKMMQVKVVLHKLEGFINDLSADGQESVDLEGEVELPQIKEEKLQFSQQQMGDEQLPIKREKDHFTWSLGEFVKREDVLGVASGGAEPANTKTWPRIKEEEPEFPLKQIEEQLPIKKEEDHFTWSPGESVKRDYLGVASEGAEPANASAWPQIKEKPEFPQQCKREDQSPIKNECVKCSTDEPFKSEDDLGVANRGVELLNGSSTKGWRVENVISPLSDGNNLLDDDDEDVL